From a single Ooceraea biroi isolate clonal line C1 chromosome 12, Obir_v5.4, whole genome shotgun sequence genomic region:
- the LOC105285085 gene encoding zinc finger protein 182, giving the protein METCVLIPREFSLVLTSDQSSCKNLFKNDSGTLVTDVRISVWSNVFIPSGTLIYPFQGSIRFDKIDLYSLLDDNDIRREYGCYDEVFFSNYNLNKRQCNWIRFLRIVQSYNEQVNLIGTKVKGEPIFEVIKDVQPDTELVAWFLPVSQQDFVIISHDVCSRSAIYRCTIDSILDESPLDLSMTLLAHHSLPPISHSYYEVDEYESTSEESSSSTLSLGGDHLDCSILTIKRGERVLLPCEVCGKSFDRPSLLKRHMRTHTGEKPHVCMVCNKGFSTSSSLNTHKRIHSGEKPHQCLVCGKKFTASSNLYYHRMTHIKEKPHKCSQCSKSFPTPGDLKSHMYVHNGLWPFRCHICSRGFSKPTNLKNHMLLHLGRCSNKKYIKSLSDL; this is encoded by the exons ATGGAAACTTGCGTCCTGATACCTAGAGAGTTCTCCTTGGTCCTCACCAGCGATCAGTCATCCTGCAAGAACCTCTTCAAAAATGACTCGGGTACACTGGTCACCGATGTGAGAATCTCGGTATGGTCGAACGTGTTCATCCCGTCGGGGACCCTAATCTATCCGTTTCAAGGATCGATCAGATTCGACAAGATAGACCTTTACTCTCTCCTCGATGACAATGAT ATCAGACGTGAGTACGGCTGCTACGACGAAGTCTTCTTCTCGAACTACAACCTTAACAAGCGTCAATGTAACTGGATAAGGTTCCTCCGTATCGTTCAGTCGTACAATGAGCAAGTTAATCTGATCGGTACGAAAGTAAAGG GCGAGCCTATATTTGAGGTGATAAAGGACGTTCAACCGGACACGGAGCTCGTAGCATGGTTCCTGCCAGTATCGCAACAGGATTTCGTTATCATCTCGCACGATGTGTGCTCCAGATCAGCTATCTACAGGTGCACCATCGATTCTATTTTAGACG AGTCTCCGCTGGACTTGTCAATGACGCTGCTCGCCCATCATTCTCTACCACCGATATCGCATAGTTATTACGAGGTGGACGAGTACGAATCGACGTCCGAGGAATCTTCGTCGTCAACGCTATCGCTGGGCGGCGATCACCTCGATTGCAGCATCCTGACGATtaaaagaggagagagggtTTTATTGCCCTGCGAAGTCTGTGGCAAATCCTTCGACCGGCCGTCTCTCCTTAAGCGACATATGAGAACGCATACAG GGGAGAAACCGCATGTCTGCATGGTGTGCAACAAGGGCTTCTCAACCTCGAGCTCGCTGAACACGCATAAGCGCATCCACAGCGGCGAAAAACCTCATCAGTGCCTCGTCTGCGGTAAGAAGTTCACAGCCTCGTCGAATCTCTACTATCATCGGATGACTCACATCAAG gAGAAACCACACAAATGTTCGCAGTGTTCGAAATCGTTCCCGACGCCGGGCGATCTCAAGAGCCACATGTACGTGCACAACGGCCTGTGGCCGTTCAGATGTCACATTTGCAGCCGCGGTTTCAGCAAACCGACCAACCTGAAGAATCACATGCTTCTGCACCTGGGAAGATGTTCCAACAAAAAGTACATCAAATCTCTTTCCGATTTGTGA